One genomic window of Arachis hypogaea cultivar Tifrunner chromosome 8, arahy.Tifrunner.gnm2.J5K5, whole genome shotgun sequence includes the following:
- the LOC112707828 gene encoding UDP-glycosyltransferase 71K1: protein MIIKAKVKHKRKKSSPTTHRIEIMETNRAELIFLPTPGFGHLVSALELAKILINYDNDLSITILYIKFPFAPCADSHIQSVVSSWPQIKLIDIPEVEPPPQEVLMKSVEHYILVFMESLKPHVKNTIQKMLSSYHDSDSNPVIGLVMDYFCLPMVDVAKELGVPSYMFMTSNVGFTALNVALLERKIDDPFTDSDTDLLIPGISSPVPSNVLPSPAFNRDGYAAYYKLAQRFKDTKGIIVNSFYEVEKHAIDALSDVKTTPIYAVGPLIDIKGHPNPKLDQMQHDKILKWLDEQPDSSVVFLCFGSMGSFGPSQTREIATALQHSGIRFLWAMCLPPNSDNTDRTLPEGFLEWMEGRGMICGWAPQVEVLAHKAIGGFVSHCGWNSILESLWFGVPILTWPIYAEQQLNAFRMVKEFGLAVEMRLDYRTGSDVIMADEIENGLKKLMDRDNVVHKKVKEMKNMAKKAVLKGGSSFTSLGELINNMKGSK from the coding sequence ATGATTATAAAAGCTAAGGTGAAACATAAGCGGAAGAAATCATCTCCCACCACACACAGAATTGAGATAATGGAGACCAATAGAGCAGAGTTGATCTTCCTTCCCACTCCAGGATTTGGCCATTTAGTTTCAGCTCTTGAACTTGCAAAGATCTTAATCAACTATGACAATGACCTCTCTATCACAATCCTCTACATCAAGTTCCCATTCGCTCCCTGTGCAGATTCACACATCCAATCGGTTGTATCCTCATGGCCTCAGATCAAACTCATTGATATCCCTGAAGTAGAGCCGCCACCGCAGGAGGTTCTAATGAAATCAGTAGAACACTACATCTTAGTCTTCATGGAGAGCCTCAAACCCCATGTGAAGAACACTATACAAAAGATGTTGTCATCTTATCATGACTCTGATTCAAACCCTGTTATTGGGTTGGTCATGGATTACTTCTGTTTGCCCATGGTTGATGTGGCAAAAGAACTTGGTGTCCCTTCTTACATGTTCATGACATCAAATGTTGGGTTTACTGCTCTCAATGTTGCTCTCCTCGAACGCAAAATCGATGATCCGTTCACCGATTCTGATACTGATTTGTTGATTCCAGGTATATCTAGTCCAGTTCCTTCAAATGTTTTACCTAGTCCTGCATTTAATAGAGATGGATATGCTGCATATTATAAGCTTGCTCAGAGGTTCAAAGACACCAAAGGGATCATTGTTAATTCTTTTTATGAGGTAGAAAAGCATGCTATTGATGCGCTGTCTGATGTAAAAACAACTCCTATCTATGCTGTTGGTCCTTTGATTGATATCAAAGGTCATCCGAATCCGAAGTTAGACCAAATGCAGCATGACAAGATATTGAAATGGCTTGATGAGCAGCCAGattcttctgttgtgtttctATGTTTTGGGAGCATGGGAAGCTTTGGTCCCTCTCAAACAAGAGAAATAGCGACGGCGCTTCAGCACAGTGGAATTAGGTTCTTGTGGGCTATGTGCTTGCCGCCAAACTCGGACAATACAGATAGAACCTTACCAGAAGGGTTTTTGGAATGGATGGAAGGCAGAGGAATGATATGTGGTTGGGCACCACAGGtggaggttcttgctcataaggCCATTGGTGGCTTTGTGTCGCATTGCGGGTGGAACTCTATTTTGGAGAGCTTATGGTTTGGGGTGCCGATATTGACATGGCCTATCTATGCGGAACAACAGTTGAATGCTTTTCGGATGGTTAAAGAATTTGGGTTAGCAGTGGAGATGAGACTGGATTATAGGACTGGTAGTGATGTTATAATGGCAGATGAGATAGAAAATGGGTTGAAAAAATTGATGGACAGAGATAATGTGGTGCATAAGAAGGTGAAAG